Proteins encoded within one genomic window of Festucalex cinctus isolate MCC-2025b chromosome 18, RoL_Fcin_1.0, whole genome shotgun sequence:
- the gnb2 gene encoding guanine nucleotide-binding protein G(I)/G(S)/G(T) subunit beta-2, with protein MSELEQLRQEAEQLRNQIRDARKACGDSTLTQITAGLDPVGRIQMRTRRTLRGHLAKIYAMHWGSDSRLLVSASQDGKLIVWDSYTTNKIHAIPLRSSWVMTCAYAPSGNYVACGGLDNICSIYCLKTREGNVRISRELPGHTGYLSCCRFIDDNQIITSSGDTTCALWDIETSQQTTVFSGHTGDVMSLSLAPDLRTFVSGACDASVKLWDIRDSMCRQTFTGHESDINAICFFPNGSAFATGSDDATCRLFDLRADQELSLYCHDNIICGITSVAFSRSGRLLLAGYDDFNCNIWDAMKGDRAGVLAGHDNRVSCLGVTDDGMAVSTGSWDSFLKIWN; from the exons ATGAGTGAGCTGGAGCAGCTTCGCCAGGAGGCCGAGCAGCTGAGGAACCAAATACGA GATGCCAGGAAAGCATGTGGGGATTCGACCTTAACACAG ATAACTGCTGGCCTGGATCCAGTGGGGCGGATACAGATGCGAACAAGACGCACCCTTCGAGGCCACCTTGCGAAGATCTATGCCATGCATTGGGGGTCAGACTCAAG GCTTCTTGTTAGCGCCTCTCAAGATGGCAAACTGATCGTGTGGGACAGCTACACCACTAACAAG atcCACGCCATCCCCCTGCGCTCCTCCTGGGTGATGACCTGCGCGTACGCCCCGTCGGGGAACTACGTAGCGTGCGGAGGCCTTGATAACATCTGCTCCATCTACTGCCTGAAAACACGCGAGGGGAACGTCAGGATCAGCCGGGAGCTACCTGGCCATACAG GTTACCTGTCATGTTGCCGTTTCATCGACGACAATCAAATCATCACGAGTTCAGGAGACACCACCTG CGCGTTGTGGGACATCGAGACGAGCCAGCAGACCACGGTGTTCTCGGGCCACACGGGCGACGTCATGAGTCTGTCCCTGGCGCCCGACCTGCGCACTTTTGTGTCGGGAGCGTGCGACGCCTCGGTCAAACTGTGGGACATCAGAGACAGCATGTGTCGGCAGACCTTCACAGGGCACGAGTCGGATATCAACGCCATCTGT TTCTTCCCCAATGGCAGCGCCTTTGCCACGGGCTCCGACGACGCCACCTGCAGGCTGTTCGACCTGCGAGCGGACCAGGAGCTCAGCCTCTATTGCCATGACAACATCATCTGCGGCATCACCTCGGTGGCTTTCTCCCGCTCGGGCCGCCTGCTGCTGGCAGGCTACGACGACTTTAACTGCAACATCTGGGACGCTATGAAGGGAGACAGAGCAG GAGTCTTGGCCGGCCATGACAATCGTGTGAGCTGTCTGGGTGTGACTGATGATGGCATGGCTGTGTCTACCGGGTCCTGGGACAGCTTCCTCAAGATCTGGAATTAA